The Opitutales bacterium ASA1 genome window below encodes:
- a CDS encoding SDR family NAD(P)-dependent oxidoreductase produces MKNVLDTFLHDNVALVTGAGSGIGRATAEKLAAVGARVGLFGRTHDELRDTADAIAKNGGNALVLEGDVTHADQLDNAVGAIEREWGRLDVLVCNAGINGKWAPLEELEESDWDKTIDINLKGTFLTVRAALPLLRRNGGSVTIVSSVNGTRMFSNAGASAYATSKAGQVAFARMMALELARLRVRVNTVCPGAIETAIDDNTQAQHTDELRPEVEFPEGKIPITGGSPGTVEQVAAAILFLSSPAASHITGAELFIDGAQSLLQG; encoded by the coding sequence ATGAAAAACGTACTCGACACGTTCCTCCACGACAACGTCGCCCTCGTCACCGGCGCGGGCTCCGGCATCGGCCGGGCCACCGCCGAGAAACTCGCCGCGGTCGGCGCTCGCGTCGGTTTGTTCGGACGCACCCACGACGAACTTCGAGACACGGCGGACGCCATCGCCAAAAACGGTGGCAACGCCCTCGTGCTCGAAGGCGACGTCACCCACGCCGACCAACTCGACAACGCAGTCGGTGCGATCGAGCGCGAGTGGGGACGACTCGACGTCCTCGTCTGCAACGCGGGGATCAACGGCAAGTGGGCACCGTTGGAGGAGCTGGAAGAGTCCGATTGGGACAAGACGATCGACATCAACCTCAAAGGCACGTTTCTCACCGTCCGAGCCGCCCTTCCACTCCTGCGTCGCAATGGCGGATCGGTCACGATCGTCTCCTCGGTGAACGGGACGCGCATGTTCAGCAACGCCGGAGCCTCCGCCTACGCCACGTCGAAAGCCGGACAAGTCGCCTTCGCCCGAATGATGGCGCTGGAACTCGCGCGACTGCGCGTCCGCGTCAATACGGTGTGCCCAGGCGCGATCGAGACTGCGATCGACGACAACACCCAAGCGCAGCACACCGACGAACTTCGCCCCGAGGTCGAGTTCCCCGAAGGCAAGATCCCCATCACCGGCGGCTCACCGGGCACGGTCGAGCAAGTCGCCGCTGCGATCCTCTTTCTGTCCAGCCCCGCGGCGTCCCACATCACCGGCGCGGAGCTGTTCATCGACGGTGCGCAATCGTTGCTCCAAGGATGA